The genomic interval TCGGCATACGGTTCCCAGTCGGTCGCCATGTGGAACACGCCACCCGGCTTGAGCTTGCGGCGTACCAGCTCTGCGAATTCCAGCTGCACGATGCGGCGCTTGTGATGGCGCGCTTTGTGCCAAGGGTCTGGGAAGAACAGCATCAAACGGTCGAGGCTGTTATCGGCCACGCAGCGGTTGAGCACTTCGATGGCATCGCAGTCATACACCCGCAGGTTCTTCAGCCCTTGGGTCAGTACGCCATTGAGCAGCGCGCCAACGCCCGGACGGTGCACTTCGACACCGATGAAATCCTGCTCAGGCGCGGCAGCGGCCATCTCCAGCAGGGAGTGGCCCATGCCGAAACCGATCTCCAGGGTGCGCGGCGCCGAACGGCCGAACACCTGGTCGTAGTCCACCGGGCTGTCGGCCAGGGGCAGGATGAACAGGGGGCCACCCTGGTCCAGGCCGCGTTGCTGACCTTCGGTCATGCGCCCGGCGCGCATCACGAAACTCTTGATACGACGGTGTGGGCGCTCTTCGCCTTCGGCGGTGATCGGCGTTTCTTGCGATTCAGTCATCAGGAGCTCTTACTTGATCAGACCATCCAGCGGCGAAGAGGCGCTGGCATAGAGTTTCTTCGGCATGCGGCCGGCCAGGTAGGCCAGGCGACCTGCCACGATGGCGTGCTTCATGGCTTCAGCCATCAACACCGGTTGCTGGGCATGGGCGATGGCCGAGTTCATCAGCACCGCCTCGCAGCCCATCTCCATGGCGATGGTGGCGTCGGAGGCAGTACCCACGCCGGCATCGACCAGCACCGGCACCTTGGATTCTTCGAGGATGATCTGCAGGTTGTAGGGGTTGCAGATGCCCAGGCCGGTACCGATCAGGCCAGCCAGTGGCATGACCGCAATACAGCCCGCTTCGGCCAGCTGACGGGCGATGATCGGGTCGTCGCTGGTGTAGACCATCACGTCGAAACCGTCCTTGACCAACACTTCGGCGGCCTTGAGGGTTTCGATCACGTTGGGGAACAAGGTTTTCTGGTCGGCCAGCACTTCCAGCTTGACCAGGTTGTGGCCATCCAGCAGTTCACGGGCCAGGCGGCAAGTGCGCACGGCTTCGACAGCGTCGTAGCAGCCCGCAGTGTTCGGCAGGATGGTGTAACGGTCGGGTGGCAGCACATCGAGCAGGTTCGGCTCGCCCGGGTTCTGACCGATGTTGGTACGGCGCACAGCGACGGTGACGATCTCGGCACCCGAGGCCTCGATGGCCAGGCGGGTTTCTTCCATGTCACGGTATTTGCCGGTGCCGACCAGCAGGCGCGACTGGAAAGTGCGCCCGGCCAGGGTAAAGGGCTTGTCGCTACGAACGTTGCTCATCGTTGTTCCTCGGGAAAAGGTTACTGGGCTTGCGTGTGAACCGCCGAGCCGCTATCAGCCGCCGCCGATGGCGTGGACCACTTCAACCTGGTCGCCTTCGTTCAGCGCAGTGCTGTCGTGCTGGCTACGCGGCACGAT from Pseudomonas kermanshahensis carries:
- the trmB gene encoding tRNA (guanosine(46)-N7)-methyltransferase TrmB; translated protein: MTESQETPITAEGEERPHRRIKSFVMRAGRMTEGQQRGLDQGGPLFILPLADSPVDYDQVFGRSAPRTLEIGFGMGHSLLEMAAAAPEQDFIGVEVHRPGVGALLNGVLTQGLKNLRVYDCDAIEVLNRCVADNSLDRLMLFFPDPWHKARHHKRRIVQLEFAELVRRKLKPGGVFHMATDWEPYAEYMLEVMSAAPGYRNQAADGAYVPRPQERPITKFERRGERLGHGVWDLKFEKVD
- a CDS encoding thiazole synthase, whose translation is MSNVRSDKPFTLAGRTFQSRLLVGTGKYRDMEETRLAIEASGAEIVTVAVRRTNIGQNPGEPNLLDVLPPDRYTILPNTAGCYDAVEAVRTCRLARELLDGHNLVKLEVLADQKTLFPNVIETLKAAEVLVKDGFDVMVYTSDDPIIARQLAEAGCIAVMPLAGLIGTGLGICNPYNLQIILEESKVPVLVDAGVGTASDATIAMEMGCEAVLMNSAIAHAQQPVLMAEAMKHAIVAGRLAYLAGRMPKKLYASASSPLDGLIK